Proteins from a genomic interval of Diospyros lotus cultivar Yz01 chromosome 6, ASM1463336v1, whole genome shotgun sequence:
- the LOC127803548 gene encoding uncharacterized protein LOC127803548 isoform X2, with protein MDRYQRVEKPKSKDESESNGRKENEIRITTQGRIRNYTTYASSLLQDKGSDEIVLTAMGRAINKGVMIAELIKRRVVSLHQNTSITSADITDMWEPLEEGLLPVETTRHVSMITIILSKKELDSTSKGYQPPTPADQVKALNEFEYEGEGLPSKRGKGRSGRGWGRTRGRGRGRARGHQRNRNLKPEAPVQAAAA; from the exons ATGGATCGGTACCAGAGGGTGGAGAAACCCAAGAGCAAGGACGAAAGTGAAAGCAATGGGAGAAAGGAGAACGAGATCCGAATCACCACTCAAGGCAGGATTCGCAATTACACGACTTATGCTTCCTCTCTTCTCCAG GATAAAGGCTCTGATGAAATTGTACTTACAGCAATGGGTAGAGCAATCAATAAAGGTGTCATGATTGCTGAACTAATAAAG AGAAGGGTTGTTAGTCTACATCAGAATACTTCAATTACATCCGCTGATATAACTGACATGTGGGAGCCACTGGAAGAAGGCCTTCTCCC AGTGGAAACAACCCGTCATGTTTCAATGATCACGATTATTTTGTCAAAGAAGGAGCTCGACTCTACATCCAAAGG GTATCAACCTCCAACTCCTGCTGATCAGGTTAAGGCTTTGAATGAGTTTGAGTATGAAGGAG AGGGCTTACCTAGCAAGCGAGGCAAAGGACGTAGTGGTCGCGGATGGGGAAGGACTAGAG GCCGCGGCCGTGGAAGGGCAAGAGGGCATCAACGTAATCGTAATCTCAAACCCGAAGCACCTGTTCAGGCAGCTGCAGCTTGA
- the LOC127803548 gene encoding uncharacterized protein LOC127803548 isoform X1 gives MDRYQRVEKPKSKDESESNGRKENEIRITTQGRIRNYTTYASSLLQDKGSDEIVLTAMGRAINKGVMIAELIKRRVVSLHQNTSITSADITDMWEPLEEGLLPVETTRHVSMITIILSKKELDSTSKGYQPPTPADQVKALNEFEYEGEGLPSKRGKGRSGRGWGRTRAGRGRGRARGHQRNRNLKPEAPVQAAAA, from the exons ATGGATCGGTACCAGAGGGTGGAGAAACCCAAGAGCAAGGACGAAAGTGAAAGCAATGGGAGAAAGGAGAACGAGATCCGAATCACCACTCAAGGCAGGATTCGCAATTACACGACTTATGCTTCCTCTCTTCTCCAG GATAAAGGCTCTGATGAAATTGTACTTACAGCAATGGGTAGAGCAATCAATAAAGGTGTCATGATTGCTGAACTAATAAAG AGAAGGGTTGTTAGTCTACATCAGAATACTTCAATTACATCCGCTGATATAACTGACATGTGGGAGCCACTGGAAGAAGGCCTTCTCCC AGTGGAAACAACCCGTCATGTTTCAATGATCACGATTATTTTGTCAAAGAAGGAGCTCGACTCTACATCCAAAGG GTATCAACCTCCAACTCCTGCTGATCAGGTTAAGGCTTTGAATGAGTTTGAGTATGAAGGAG AGGGCTTACCTAGCAAGCGAGGCAAAGGACGTAGTGGTCGCGGATGGGGAAGGACTAGAG CAGGCCGCGGCCGTGGAAGGGCAAGAGGGCATCAACGTAATCGTAATCTCAAACCCGAAGCACCTGTTCAGGCAGCTGCAGCTTGA